ACGGCACCACGGTATGGCCTGGCCACGACTACCAGGGACGCGCCAACTCCACCATCGGCCACGAGAAATCGTCCAACGCGCGCGTGGCCGGAAAGACCGAAGTCGAGTTCGTGGCGCTGATGAATGCGCTTCAGTTGCCCCGGCCCAAGCGCATCGACGAAGCCGTCCCGGCGAATCTGACCTCGGGCCTGCGGCACGACCTGGATGGCGCGTTGCGCCTGCAGCCCATGCCCGCTTCTGGTGCGCATCAAGGGACCTATGCCGGCGATGTGTCACCCGAACTGGCCTGGAAGTGGGTGCAGGCCAATGAAGCCGTGATGGTCGACGTGCGCACCGATGCCGAGCGCGAGTGGGTCGGATTTGTGCCCGGCGCGGTACCGGTGGCCTGGAAGCATTGGCCGGGCATGGCCTTGAACGCCACCTTCGACCAGCAAGTCCAGGAGGCCTCGGGCGGCAAGAAGCTGGTGC
The sequence above is a segment of the Hydrogenophaga sp. BPS33 genome. Coding sequences within it:
- a CDS encoding rhodanese-like domain-containing protein, with the protein product MPASGAHQGTYAGDVSPELAWKWVQANEAVMVDVRTDAEREWVGFVPGAVPVAWKHWPGMALNATFDQQVQEASGGKKLVLLCRSGVRSVAAAQRATELGIEAYNILEGFEGDPDAEAHRGRKGGWRYRGLPWRQN